A region from the Xanthocytophaga agilis genome encodes:
- a CDS encoding AAA family ATPase, with protein sequence MNTLKHIAITENELGSDEQISLLHVDEATLKKRTDTLPLFMNDNLFNIKRYFFLRFGKLFNVMVFYDIDSPKINSWIQKEYKDVLESIYTYKSEALSVRKKSDIETIFVLKNEMIILLNEYELLLLHSDSSSDVSALTQKLPEFVRKHLQREIYILTGSEYLRLNSVKVNPTKLNIHTHYNDDFEPVHKVILKRLNKKNDKGLVLLHGLPGTGKTTYLRYLVGKVNKKVVFLPPELAVNIARPDFMELLLDNPNSILVIEDAENIITDRSQTQSSAISTLLNLSDGLLSDCLNIQIICTFNTQLSSVDSALLRKGRLIAKYEFGELIQEKAQKLSESLNFSTKITKSMRLCDIYNQEEQTYEAPKPKIGFR encoded by the coding sequence ATGAATACGTTAAAACATATTGCTATCACAGAGAATGAACTGGGTTCTGATGAACAGATTTCATTGTTACATGTGGATGAGGCTACATTAAAAAAGCGAACAGATACATTACCTCTCTTCATGAATGATAATCTGTTTAATATTAAACGGTATTTTTTTCTGCGGTTTGGGAAGCTGTTTAACGTAATGGTATTTTATGATATTGATAGTCCGAAAATCAATAGTTGGATTCAGAAAGAGTATAAAGATGTACTGGAATCAATATATACCTATAAAAGTGAAGCATTAAGTGTACGCAAAAAGTCAGATATAGAGACAATCTTTGTGCTGAAAAATGAAATGATTATTCTACTGAATGAATATGAATTGTTGTTGTTACATTCAGATTCATCTTCTGACGTATCTGCGCTGACTCAGAAGCTACCTGAATTTGTCCGCAAACATCTGCAACGTGAAATTTATATACTTACAGGAAGTGAATATTTAAGGCTCAATTCTGTAAAGGTAAATCCAACTAAACTCAACATTCATACACATTACAATGATGATTTTGAACCTGTTCATAAGGTTATTTTGAAGCGTCTGAATAAGAAAAATGATAAAGGCCTGGTGTTATTACATGGTTTGCCTGGAACAGGGAAAACAACGTATCTACGCTATCTAGTTGGAAAGGTAAATAAGAAGGTCGTATTTCTACCCCCAGAACTTGCTGTAAACATTGCCCGTCCGGATTTTATGGAATTATTACTGGATAATCCCAATTCCATTCTAGTGATAGAAGATGCCGAAAATATTATAACAGATCGTTCACAAACACAGAGTTCTGCTATTTCTACCTTACTCAATTTATCTGATGGTCTACTCTCTGACTGCCTCAATATTCAGATCATTTGCACTTTTAATACACAACTTTCCTCTGTTGATAGTGCATTATTGCGGAAAGGCCGGCTTATTGCCAAATATGAATTTGGAGAACTTATACAGGAAAAAGCTCAAAAACTATCAGAGTCATTAAATTTCTCTACAAAGATTACTAAATCCATGCGTTTATGTGATATTTACAATCAGGAAGAGCAAACATACGAAGCACCCAAACCAAAAATTGGTTTCAGATAG
- a CDS encoding alpha-2-macroglobulin family protein: MLYKNLIITLIPALFTFFAYAQNKTSMPNYDYSGAWKQVQQFEDKGLPESALKVVNEIFQKAKTEKNSAQLVKAVIHQFKFTDYKEENAFVKNINELRTQIVFADFLVKPVLHSMLAEMYWNYYTNNRWRFRNRSETVNFNNEDIETWGLDKIIQETFHEHQLALQNAEESKKLKIDVYQEVLHSGNTEGRVVRPTLYDFLAHRALGFYTSEEVEITKPAYSFTISSGDYLKDAQSFANLQLTSQDTLSQKFHALQIYQELIRFHLKDADPDALVTLDIERLSFVKQHLTLTTKNELYLAALQSLEEKTIKNPVSTHITHAIAQVWVEKGGQYKPLQSDEHKFDLKKAYEICEQAKKRFPQSDGAALCHNLQISLEQKLLAAKVEKVNLPNLPFRTLVTYRNVTEVHWRLVKVNREEVHAQRMKWRNNYNVDQEQKFLEWSTAKPALKTGKYTLSDDKEYQPHSVEIKLDGLAEGEYMVLLSNTPDFKTTKNGLAYAFTTISSLSYIHRNLDEGSTEFFVLHRQTGEPMAGVQAQVFVQKYSSKLQDYVYNKENVYVTDAKERFVVPYRNAKSYDDRNFFVEFSTQKDKLSMRDIDDEGYYGTHLYQYPHGKAETHTNAILFLDRAIYRPGQTLYYKGLVHNTDGRTSTILPNYTTTVTFHDVNHQVVATQTVTTNEYGTFSGTFTTPSKGLMGQMYLNVSGIGTVYFSVEEYKRPKFEVKFNLVKGSFRLGETIQTEGTAQAYSGANIDGAQVAYRVVRTARFPIWWWYWRGYYPTSPEMEITHGVTQTDATGKFQVSFTAIPDESIDKSSDPTFDYKVYADVTDINGETHSSQMIVSVGYKALVVGVDAPDIDKADAKALEKKWAIRTTNLSGEFEAAKGTIKIWKLKNPSRAFRERLWERPDKHIFSQEEYYKLFPQDLYAEESNFYKWEKEKEVLSIDFNTSEAKEFAVNNLKSWSLGKYQLEITSTDKYGQAVKETSYFTVMDSDGKTLAYPTMFETSSLKATAEPGEKAILLVGTATDKAKMLYEVEQDGKILSQEWITLKNEQHRFEIPIKEEYRGNIMVHYSFVRDGRLYTENTTIVVPYTNKQLDIQFETFRDKLQPGQQEQWKLKLAGKQADKVMAEMVATLYDASLDVFRPHGWYASFYNAVSGRLGWQSQNGFEEDDFRSFQKEWSRSDYRSYSGPSYDNLNWFGYYFGGGSRLYRSKGLMAMENAKPGAPMMKQKKSAMKEEEESADLAMAEAAPAVVADSDAKNSSRKQDSVKGGIETNEVDMSNVKVRTNFSETAFFYPNLLTNDKGEISINFTIPEALTRWKMLGFAHTKELQSGSVVKELVTQKDLMVVPNQPRFFREGDKMQFAVKITSLSDKDLNGQAQMEFFDALTMQPVTLLTSKTESQKSFSLKAKQSTSLEWSIAIPEGIQAISYKVVAKAGDFSDGESMVLPVVTNRMLVTETMPLPIRGKQTKEFKLEKLVNNNSKTLKSHRFTLEFTSNPAWYAVQALPYLMEYPYECVEQTFSRFYANSMASHIANSNPKIKRVFDTWKNYQPDALLSNLEKNQELKSALLEETPWVLNAKDESQRKRNVALLFDLNRMADEQERALDKVQKAQLSSGGFSWFPGFPEDRYMTQHIVSGLGHLDALGVKSVREDNRTWQMTQKAIGFLDSKMHNDYEYLKAEAKKGRIKLEEKHIGYFEYHYLYTRSYFKDVEVNSAYREAFNYYLGQAKKYWLNNNTYMEGMVALALHRFNDKTVPAAIIKSLNERALKSEEMGMYWKNEYGYYWYQAPIETQALLIEVYDEVANDQKAVDELKVWLLKQKQTQDWKTTKATSEACYALLRRGSDALADDRLVEVSVGKEKIDPLKQDATKVEAGTGYFKMAWTGNEITPDMGKITVSKPADGVAWGAVYWQYFEQLDKITPAETPLKLKKQLFLQTNTDRGPVISPITEGTELKVGDLVKVRIELRTDRTMEYVHLKDMRAAGFEPVETISRSKYQDGLWYYESPRDLATNFFMGYLPKGTYVFEYSLRVSQKGDFSNGISTIQCMYAPEFSSHSEGVRVKIAK, translated from the coding sequence ATGTTGTACAAAAACCTTATTATTACACTTATACCAGCTTTGTTTACATTTTTTGCGTACGCACAAAACAAAACCTCTATGCCCAATTATGATTATTCAGGTGCTTGGAAACAGGTACAACAATTTGAAGACAAAGGATTACCTGAATCAGCTTTGAAAGTAGTCAATGAGATCTTTCAGAAGGCTAAAACTGAGAAAAACTCTGCACAACTTGTCAAAGCTGTTATTCACCAGTTTAAGTTTACCGATTACAAAGAAGAGAATGCGTTTGTTAAGAATATCAATGAATTACGAACGCAGATTGTTTTTGCTGACTTTCTGGTAAAGCCTGTACTGCATTCCATGCTGGCAGAGATGTACTGGAATTATTACACCAATAACCGCTGGAGATTTCGTAATCGAAGTGAGACAGTAAACTTTAACAATGAGGATATTGAAACATGGGGTCTGGATAAAATTATACAGGAGACTTTTCATGAACACCAGTTGGCTTTACAAAATGCTGAGGAATCAAAGAAGTTAAAAATAGATGTATATCAGGAAGTTTTGCATAGTGGAAACACCGAAGGAAGAGTAGTACGTCCTACACTTTATGACTTTCTGGCACATCGGGCTTTGGGTTTTTATACTAGTGAGGAAGTTGAAATTACCAAACCTGCTTATTCCTTTACAATCAGTTCCGGAGACTATCTGAAAGATGCACAGTCTTTCGCAAATCTACAGTTGACATCACAGGATACACTTTCTCAGAAATTCCATGCTTTACAGATCTACCAGGAACTGATTCGGTTTCATTTGAAGGACGCAGATCCGGATGCGTTGGTTACATTAGATATAGAAAGGCTGTCTTTTGTGAAACAACATCTGACATTGACCACTAAAAATGAATTGTATCTGGCTGCCTTACAAAGTCTGGAAGAAAAAACAATCAAAAATCCTGTTTCAACTCATATCACTCATGCCATTGCTCAGGTATGGGTAGAAAAAGGTGGTCAGTATAAACCTTTACAGTCTGATGAGCATAAATTTGATTTGAAGAAGGCGTATGAGATTTGTGAGCAGGCAAAAAAACGTTTCCCTCAATCGGATGGCGCTGCTTTATGTCATAATCTGCAAATCTCTCTGGAGCAGAAATTGTTAGCTGCGAAAGTAGAGAAGGTTAACTTGCCCAATCTGCCTTTTCGTACGTTAGTTACTTACCGCAATGTAACAGAGGTACACTGGCGTCTCGTAAAAGTGAATCGTGAAGAAGTGCATGCGCAACGAATGAAGTGGCGTAATAACTATAATGTAGATCAGGAGCAAAAGTTTCTGGAGTGGTCTACAGCCAAACCAGCTCTGAAAACAGGCAAATACACATTATCAGATGACAAAGAGTATCAGCCTCATAGTGTAGAGATAAAACTGGATGGTCTTGCAGAAGGCGAATATATGGTTTTGCTAAGTAATACTCCAGATTTTAAAACTACTAAAAATGGCTTGGCTTATGCTTTCACTACGATCTCTTCACTTAGTTATATACACCGTAATCTGGATGAAGGTAGTACAGAGTTTTTTGTATTGCATCGTCAGACAGGGGAGCCTATGGCTGGTGTACAGGCTCAGGTATTTGTACAAAAATATAGTTCCAAGCTACAGGATTATGTATACAACAAAGAGAATGTATATGTGACAGATGCCAAAGAAAGATTTGTGGTTCCCTATCGCAATGCCAAAAGCTATGACGACCGTAATTTCTTTGTTGAGTTTAGTACTCAGAAAGATAAACTAAGCATGCGGGATATTGATGATGAAGGTTACTATGGAACTCATCTGTATCAGTATCCGCATGGCAAAGCTGAAACACATACAAATGCCATCCTGTTTCTGGATCGGGCTATTTATCGTCCTGGACAAACCTTGTATTACAAAGGTTTGGTACACAATACCGATGGAAGGACTTCCACGATTCTTCCTAACTATACTACAACTGTTACTTTCCATGATGTAAACCATCAGGTTGTAGCTACACAAACGGTAACTACCAATGAGTATGGAACCTTTAGCGGAACATTTACTACTCCTTCCAAAGGATTGATGGGGCAAATGTACCTGAATGTATCGGGAATAGGCACTGTTTATTTCTCGGTAGAAGAATACAAACGCCCTAAGTTTGAAGTAAAATTTAATCTGGTGAAAGGGTCATTCCGTTTGGGGGAAACAATTCAAACAGAAGGAACTGCACAAGCATATTCAGGAGCCAATATAGATGGCGCACAGGTTGCCTATCGGGTTGTTCGTACTGCACGATTCCCTATCTGGTGGTGGTACTGGAGAGGGTATTATCCCACTTCTCCTGAAATGGAGATTACTCATGGTGTAACTCAGACAGATGCTACAGGTAAGTTTCAGGTTTCGTTTACTGCTATTCCGGATGAGTCCATTGACAAATCATCTGATCCTACATTTGATTACAAAGTATATGCAGATGTGACAGATATCAATGGTGAAACACATAGTTCCCAGATGATAGTAAGTGTAGGATACAAGGCATTGGTAGTAGGAGTAGACGCACCAGATATAGACAAAGCAGATGCAAAGGCATTGGAAAAGAAATGGGCTATTCGTACCACTAATCTTTCTGGTGAGTTTGAAGCAGCAAAAGGTACTATTAAGATCTGGAAGTTAAAAAATCCTTCCCGTGCTTTCCGCGAACGTCTTTGGGAACGCCCTGACAAACATATTTTCTCTCAGGAAGAGTACTATAAACTGTTCCCTCAGGACTTATATGCCGAAGAGTCAAATTTTTATAAATGGGAGAAAGAAAAGGAAGTGCTGTCTATTGATTTCAATACCAGTGAAGCAAAAGAGTTTGCCGTAAACAATCTGAAGAGCTGGAGTTTGGGCAAATACCAACTGGAAATTACTTCTACTGATAAATACGGACAGGCAGTAAAGGAAACCTCCTATTTTACTGTAATGGACTCCGATGGAAAAACATTAGCTTATCCAACTATGTTTGAAACATCCAGTCTGAAGGCTACAGCAGAGCCAGGTGAAAAGGCTATACTGTTGGTTGGTACAGCTACAGACAAAGCAAAGATGTTGTATGAAGTAGAACAGGACGGTAAGATTCTTTCACAGGAATGGATAACACTCAAAAATGAACAACATCGGTTTGAAATACCTATAAAAGAGGAGTATCGTGGCAATATTATGGTTCATTATAGTTTTGTCCGGGATGGCAGGTTGTATACAGAGAATACCACCATTGTAGTGCCGTATACAAATAAGCAACTGGATATTCAATTTGAAACCTTCCGTGACAAACTTCAACCTGGACAACAGGAACAATGGAAGTTAAAACTGGCTGGCAAACAAGCGGATAAAGTAATGGCTGAAATGGTGGCTACGCTATATGATGCATCACTGGATGTATTCCGTCCACATGGTTGGTATGCCAGTTTCTACAATGCTGTGTCTGGTCGGTTAGGCTGGCAAAGTCAGAATGGATTTGAAGAAGACGATTTCAGAAGTTTTCAGAAAGAGTGGAGCCGTTCAGATTATCGGAGCTACTCCGGACCGTCTTATGATAACCTGAACTGGTTTGGCTATTATTTTGGTGGAGGAAGTAGATTATATAGAAGTAAAGGTTTAATGGCAATGGAGAATGCAAAGCCTGGCGCACCCATGATGAAGCAAAAAAAATCTGCTATGAAAGAAGAAGAAGAATCAGCTGATTTGGCAATGGCAGAAGCGGCACCTGCGGTAGTTGCGGATTCTGATGCTAAAAATTCTTCGCGTAAACAAGATAGTGTAAAAGGAGGAATTGAAACCAATGAAGTAGATATGTCCAATGTTAAAGTTCGGACAAACTTTAGTGAAACGGCTTTCTTCTATCCAAATTTGTTAACAAACGATAAAGGTGAGATTAGTATCAACTTCACCATTCCGGAAGCATTAACCCGCTGGAAGATGCTGGGTTTTGCCCATACAAAAGAGTTGCAGTCCGGTAGTGTGGTTAAGGAACTGGTTACCCAGAAGGACTTGATGGTAGTTCCTAATCAGCCTCGTTTCTTCCGGGAAGGCGACAAGATGCAGTTTGCTGTAAAGATTACCAGTCTATCTGATAAAGATCTGAATGGGCAAGCCCAAATGGAGTTTTTTGATGCTCTTACCATGCAGCCTGTTACTTTGCTGACTAGTAAAACAGAGAGTCAGAAGAGTTTTTCGCTGAAAGCCAAACAAAGCACTAGTTTAGAGTGGAGTATTGCTATACCTGAAGGTATTCAGGCTATTTCATATAAAGTAGTTGCCAAAGCTGGCGATTTTTCAGATGGAGAATCTATGGTGTTACCTGTAGTAACCAACCGCATGCTGGTTACAGAAACAATGCCTTTGCCAATCCGAGGCAAGCAAACCAAAGAATTCAAGCTGGAAAAACTGGTAAACAATAACTCTAAAACACTGAAAAGTCATCGGTTTACATTAGAGTTTACTTCTAATCCGGCATGGTATGCTGTACAAGCACTACCTTATCTGATGGAGTATCCGTATGAATGTGTAGAGCAGACCTTCTCCCGTTTTTACGCCAACAGCATGGCATCACATATTGCCAATTCCAATCCAAAAATCAAACGTGTATTTGATACCTGGAAGAATTATCAGCCAGATGCGTTGCTTTCAAACCTGGAAAAAAATCAGGAACTGAAGTCAGCGCTGTTGGAAGAAACTCCCTGGGTACTCAATGCCAAAGACGAAAGCCAGCGTAAGCGGAATGTAGCTTTGTTGTTTGATCTTAACCGTATGGCAGATGAGCAGGAGCGTGCACTGGATAAAGTACAGAAGGCACAGCTTTCCAGTGGTGGATTCTCCTGGTTCCCCGGTTTTCCTGAAGATCGTTATATGACGCAGCACATTGTGTCAGGCTTGGGACATCTGGATGCCTTGGGGGTGAAATCAGTACGTGAAGACAATCGTACCTGGCAAATGACCCAAAAGGCAATAGGTTTCCTTGATAGTAAAATGCATAACGACTATGAGTATCTGAAAGCGGAAGCTAAAAAAGGTCGTATCAAACTGGAAGAGAAACACATTGGATACTTTGAATACCATTATTTGTATACACGAAGTTACTTCAAAGATGTAGAAGTAAATAGTGCATACAGAGAGGCCTTCAATTATTATCTGGGACAGGCTAAGAAATACTGGCTGAACAATAATACCTATATGGAAGGCATGGTAGCACTGGCACTGCATCGTTTTAATGACAAGACAGTTCCTGCTGCCATTATCAAGTCGCTGAATGAACGGGCTTTGAAGTCTGAAGAGATGGGAATGTACTGGAAAAATGAATATGGTTACTACTGGTATCAGGCTCCAATCGAAACTCAGGCATTACTGATTGAAGTATACGATGAAGTTGCCAATGATCAAAAAGCTGTAGATGAGTTGAAGGTTTGGTTACTAAAGCAAAAGCAGACACAAGACTGGAAGACGACCAAAGCCACTTCGGAAGCTTGTTATGCTCTGTTGCGTAGAGGAAGTGATGCACTGGCAGACGATCGTTTGGTAGAAGTAAGTGTAGGCAAAGAGAAAATAGATCCACTGAAACAGGATGCTACAAAAGTGGAAGCAGGTACAGGTTACTTCAAAATGGCCTGGACTGGGAACGAAATTACACCAGACATGGGTAAGATCACAGTTTCCAAACCAGCAGACGGAGTTGCCTGGGGAGCAGTATACTGGCAGTATTTTGAGCAACTGGATAAAATTACTCCTGCTGAAACTCCATTAAAACTGAAAAAGCAACTTTTTTTACAAACGAATACAGACCGTGGACCTGTTATTTCCCCTATTACAGAAGGAACAGAACTCAAAGTAGGAGATCTGGTGAAAGTACGCATAGAATTAAGAACTGATCGTACAATGGAATATGTGCATCTGAAAGATATGCGTGCTGCCGGATTTGAACCTGTAGAAACTATTTCCCGAAGTAAATATCAGGATGGATTGTGGTATTATGAAAGCCCAAGAGATCTGGCTACCAATTTCTTTATGGGATATTTACCTAAAGGAACCTATGTGTTTGAATATTCGCTGCGGGTTTCTCAGAAAGGAGATTTCTCAAATGGAATAAGCACCATTCAGTGTATGTACGCACCCGAATTTAGCAGTCACTCAGAAGGTGTGCGGGTGAAGATTGCGAAATAG
- a CDS encoding DEAD/DEAH box helicase, which translates to MNVSTSEPFQIVYSIYQHEYLGYLFESFVVQLNEKGTLTLKCQNISSKNADEFSAGLDETDFQLIEWTDSLQQDVIYRKFNNKKISITDFFLKTYDSKKGDKDLQQAIEGYVDTQKSKILERLTEKQVFIMGSDGNPTWKQLELLSEKATVLFHFRRNETETVYFPTIKYAGEKVNFQFQNAFIVCDEPAWMVLNDKLYSFAKEVDGKKLRPFLNRSNIIIPKSVEETYYQKFVAPLIASFDVYAKGFEIQSEGYAPKPLLLLTEFHTAKQTALSLFDEGSNVAVAEEDDGESQILFDLSFRYGHSTFKASETGAPVSVSLEKSNGSYIFHRIRRKPQLETENIEFLKRTGLELKHGRVLLPKAEAFTWLHEYSELIKESGFELQQSSNNGKKYFIGNSSINVQINENRDWFDIYATVRFGEYEMPFIKLRNLILRKKREFTLPNGEIAVIPEVWLTQYSELIAFSENHDGGDTVSIRKHHLALVAELNRENLAQVTISNKLEQLRTFEHLEDQPMPQGFVGELRPYQKAGYNWMHFLKKYGFGGCLADDMGLGKTSQALAMLQSQKESNPDQPSLVIVPTSLVYNWELEAKKFTPDLRVFTYIGTQRDKNVEQFNNYDVIITSYGIVRIDIEQLKKYFFNYVILDESQAIKNPGSNVAKAVRELHCRHRLVLTGTPIENSTLDLWSQMSFVNPGLLGNEQFFRNEFLTPIEKRNDDQKLRRLHAIIRPFVLRRHKSQVAKDLPEKIEHIQYCKMEPDQEEAYEEAKSYFRNKILENIDEKAMAKSQLLLIQGLTKLRQIANHPKMVDPSYAGSSGKLQDVLHRLETGISENHKILIFSQFVKHLNIIRHHLDKKDITYAYLDGQTKDRRGQVELFQESEDIPVFLISLKAGGLGLNLTAADYVFILDPWWNPAIEAQAVDRAHRIGQQQTVFTYKFITKNTVEEKILALQQHKMRLAGDLITTEESFVKSLSKEDILTLLD; encoded by the coding sequence ATGAACGTTTCGACTTCCGAACCTTTTCAAATTGTCTACTCTATCTATCAACACGAATATTTAGGCTATTTATTCGAAAGTTTTGTCGTACAGCTAAATGAAAAAGGAACCCTTACTCTTAAATGTCAGAATATTTCTTCGAAAAATGCAGATGAGTTTTCGGCAGGACTCGACGAAACCGATTTTCAACTGATTGAATGGACGGATTCTCTTCAACAGGATGTTATCTACCGAAAATTTAATAATAAAAAGATCAGCATTACCGATTTCTTTCTTAAAACCTATGATTCTAAGAAAGGTGATAAAGATTTGCAACAGGCTATTGAAGGATATGTAGACACACAAAAGTCAAAGATTCTGGAGCGACTGACAGAAAAACAGGTGTTTATTATGGGTAGTGATGGCAATCCGACCTGGAAACAACTGGAGTTACTTTCTGAAAAAGCAACAGTACTGTTTCACTTTCGCCGGAATGAAACGGAGACTGTATATTTTCCTACCATCAAATATGCAGGTGAGAAAGTGAACTTTCAGTTTCAGAATGCTTTCATTGTATGTGACGAACCCGCATGGATGGTACTCAATGACAAACTGTATAGTTTTGCGAAAGAGGTAGATGGTAAAAAACTTCGCCCTTTTTTGAATCGAAGCAATATTATTATTCCCAAAAGTGTAGAGGAAACCTATTATCAAAAGTTTGTGGCACCTCTTATTGCTTCTTTTGACGTCTATGCAAAAGGGTTTGAGATTCAATCTGAAGGCTATGCTCCTAAGCCTTTGCTATTGCTTACTGAATTTCATACAGCCAAACAAACCGCTCTTTCGCTTTTTGATGAAGGAAGTAATGTGGCAGTGGCAGAGGAAGATGATGGCGAAAGCCAGATTTTGTTTGATCTATCATTCCGGTATGGACATTCTACGTTTAAAGCTTCAGAAACAGGTGCTCCAGTGAGTGTAAGTCTGGAAAAAAGCAATGGTTCATATATTTTTCACAGAATTCGTAGAAAGCCTCAACTGGAAACAGAGAACATTGAATTTCTAAAGAGAACAGGACTGGAATTAAAACATGGCCGGGTGTTGTTGCCTAAAGCCGAAGCCTTTACCTGGTTGCATGAATATAGTGAATTGATAAAAGAATCTGGTTTTGAACTGCAGCAGAGCTCTAACAATGGCAAAAAATACTTTATAGGAAATAGTAGTATCAACGTACAGATCAACGAAAATCGTGACTGGTTTGATATCTATGCTACTGTACGGTTTGGGGAGTACGAGATGCCATTTATAAAGCTTCGGAATCTGATTCTACGTAAAAAGCGGGAGTTTACACTACCCAATGGCGAAATTGCAGTGATTCCGGAAGTATGGCTTACTCAGTATTCGGAGTTGATTGCTTTTTCAGAGAATCATGATGGAGGTGATACCGTAAGTATCCGTAAACATCATCTGGCTTTGGTGGCCGAATTGAACCGTGAAAATCTTGCTCAGGTAACCATCAGCAATAAGCTGGAACAGTTACGAACGTTTGAACATCTGGAAGACCAACCCATGCCTCAAGGGTTTGTAGGAGAGCTTCGTCCTTATCAGAAAGCCGGGTATAACTGGATGCACTTCCTGAAAAAATATGGATTTGGCGGGTGTCTGGCAGATGATATGGGGTTGGGGAAAACCAGTCAGGCATTGGCAATGTTGCAATCTCAGAAGGAGAGTAACCCTGATCAGCCTTCATTGGTTATTGTACCTACTTCGCTGGTTTACAACTGGGAACTGGAAGCCAAGAAGTTTACGCCTGATCTGAGAGTGTTTACTTACATTGGTACACAACGTGATAAAAATGTAGAGCAATTCAATAACTATGATGTGATTATTACTTCTTATGGTATAGTCCGTATTGATATCGAGCAGCTAAAAAAATATTTCTTCAACTATGTGATTCTGGATGAGTCACAAGCTATTAAAAATCCTGGGAGCAATGTAGCTAAAGCAGTACGCGAACTGCATTGTAGACACCGCCTGGTATTGACAGGCACACCTATCGAAAACAGTACGCTGGATTTATGGTCACAAATGTCGTTTGTCAATCCGGGTCTATTGGGTAATGAGCAATTTTTCCGGAATGAATTTCTGACTCCGATTGAAAAGAGAAATGATGATCAGAAGTTGAGACGTTTACATGCCATTATCCGACCGTTTGTCTTACGTAGACATAAGTCTCAGGTAGCTAAGGATCTGCCAGAGAAAATAGAGCACATTCAATACTGTAAGATGGAGCCTGATCAGGAAGAGGCTTACGAAGAAGCTAAATCTTATTTCCGGAATAAGATTCTGGAGAATATAGATGAGAAAGCAATGGCTAAGTCTCAGTTGCTGTTAATCCAGGGACTTACCAAGTTGCGCCAGATTGCCAATCACCCCAAGATGGTTGACCCTAGCTATGCAGGTAGCTCAGGTAAATTGCAGGATGTACTTCATCGCCTCGAGACAGGTATTAGTGAAAATCATAAGATTTTAATATTCAGTCAGTTTGTAAAACATCTGAATATTATTAGACATCATCTGGACAAAAAGGATATTACTTATGCCTATCTGGACGGTCAAACCAAAGATCGGCGTGGACAGGTAGAGTTGTTTCAGGAGAGCGAGGATATCCCAGTATTTCTGATTTCGCTCAAAGCCGGTGGCCTGGGGCTTAATCTTACAGCAGCTGATTATGTATTCATATTAGATCCTTGGTGGAATCCTGCTATTGAGGCTCAGGCAGTTGACAGAGCACACCGAATAGGACAGCAGCAGACGGTATTTACCTATAAGTTTATTACTAAAAATACGGTTGAGGAGAAAATACTGGCACTGCAGCAACACAAGATGCGTCTGGCTGGTGATCTGATCACAACAGAGGAATCCTTTGTGAAGTCACTTTCCAAAGAAGATATTTTGACATTACTTGATTAA
- a CDS encoding LD-carboxypeptidase, producing the protein MIQPPYLQKGSKVALVSPAKTVSRESVLPAIDILKSWGLNIVIGKYAFAEHFQFAGTDRQRTKDLQRMLDAPEIEAIFCVRGGYGTTRIIDNLDFTRFQQYPKWVIGYSDITALHLHIHTLGIQSVHATMPLLFTRDSEQSIKSLKVALGLETAPTLNYSSLTIKRKGTANGQLIGGNLSLLVSCIGTSSDVDTTGKILFLEDIDEYLYHIDRMMIQLKRAGKLRNLAGLIVGHFTAIKDNEKPFGKDVNEIIWDAVKEYTYPVCVGFPVGHEPENHALVCGKTVQLIATAKQVSITLSASL; encoded by the coding sequence ATGATTCAACCACCTTATCTACAAAAAGGGAGTAAAGTTGCGCTGGTTTCTCCAGCCAAAACAGTATCTCGTGAAAGTGTGTTGCCGGCCATTGATATACTTAAAAGCTGGGGACTAAACATTGTCATTGGAAAATATGCTTTTGCCGAGCACTTTCAGTTTGCTGGCACTGACAGACAACGTACAAAGGATTTGCAAAGAATGCTGGATGCCCCGGAAATCGAGGCGATTTTTTGTGTACGGGGAGGCTATGGTACAACAAGGATTATTGACAATCTGGACTTTACACGATTTCAGCAATATCCCAAATGGGTTATAGGCTATAGTGATATTACCGCATTGCATTTGCATATACATACTCTCGGTATACAAAGTGTCCATGCTACTATGCCATTGCTTTTTACACGTGATTCAGAACAATCCATTAAATCTCTCAAAGTTGCATTGGGTCTGGAGACAGCTCCCACATTGAACTATTCCTCTCTTACAATCAAACGAAAAGGAACTGCTAACGGTCAACTTATTGGAGGAAATTTATCTTTACTTGTTAGTTGTATTGGAACTTCATCAGATGTAGATACAACTGGAAAAATTCTGTTTCTGGAGGATATAGATGAGTATCTCTACCACATTGATCGTATGATGATACAACTAAAACGAGCAGGTAAATTACGAAATCTGGCCGGATTAATTGTTGGACACTTTACAGCAATCAAAGACAATGAAAAACCTTTTGGGAAAGATGTTAATGAGATTATATGGGATGCAGTAAAAGAGTATACCTATCCGGTATGCGTTGGTTTTCCTGTTGGACACGAACCTGAAAACCATGCCCTTGTTTGTGGTAAAACTGTACAACTTATTGCTACTGCTAAACAAGTGAGCATTACCCTATCTGCTAGTTTGTAA